Proteins co-encoded in one Brassica oleracea var. oleracea cultivar TO1000 chromosome C4, BOL, whole genome shotgun sequence genomic window:
- the LOC106338063 gene encoding uncharacterized protein LOC106338063: MDMLLLDRAQQEKVNFVGEKKQEGTAVLNEVDGLEVLENQFASMSSNSKRPMKSLPGTSEQNPKETMKSITLRSGKQLPPRTLIRDNEKQDGEVVINVDDDVVIVDEKTNEKILEKIVEAKGKGKVGEEKKIVNKNEAATSSKGAPFIPPPYEAKIPFPGRFKRQLLEQYKALFEKQMSEVQITIPIIDAFMLVPQCSKFLKDDVTKKKKEMEGMVLLTHECSDIIQWLTIPKKLEDPGSFTLPCAIGQLAFEKCICDLGASVSLMPLSTAKKLGFTQYKKCRLSLVLADRSAKILIGILEDLPVMVGNCEIPTDFVVLEMNEEPTDPLMGRPFLATAGAVVNVKEGKINLHLGKGNILHFDIKEVMKKPTTQSQAFYIEEMEALAEEYLEELAIENSLQHALTVDRETQLIEDEESARYVRMLDCHKEKSGEDNFIELPQEVHHAASVDQQENLQEDDWSELKAPKVELKPLPLGVRVLPNPHTSKWSRENDFHMLLWYLCLSKDAIWAM; this comes from the exons ATGGATATGCTTCTCTTGGATAGAGCTCAACAAGAGAAGGTGAACTTTGTTGGTGAGAAAAAACAAGAAGGGACTGCTGTGCTTAATGAAGTTGATGGTCTAGAAG TTTTGGAGAACCAGTTTGCCTCTATGAGTAGTAACTCAAAACGCCCTATGAAATCACTTCCCGGAACTTCTGAGCAAAACCCCAAGGAGACAATGAAATCCATCACCCTAAGGAGTGGTAAACAATTGCCTCCTAGAACTCTCATTAGGGATAATGAGAAGCAAGATGGAGAGGTGGTCATCAATGTGGATGATGATGTAGTTATTGTGGATGAGAAAACTAATGAAAAGATCTTGGAGAAGATAGTTGAAGCTAAAGGGAAAGGAAAGGTTGGAGAAGAAAAGAAGATTGTGAACAAGAATGAAGCTGCTACTTCATCAAAAGGAGCTCCATTCATTCCTCCTCCATATGAAGCAAAAATTCCCTTCCCTGGTAGATTCAAGAGACAGCTTTTGGAGCAATACAAAGCCTTGTTTGAGAAGCAAATGAGTGAGGTTCAGATCACCATACCCATTATTGATGCCTTCATGCTAGTGCCTCAGTGCAGCAAGTTCCTCAAGGATGATGTAACCAAGAAGAAGAAAGAGATGGAAGGGATGGTACTTCTCACCCATGAATGCAGTGACATTATACAGTGGTTAACCATCCCCAAGAAGCTTGAAGATCCAGGAAGCTTCACTCTACCTTGTGCCATTGGGCAATTAGCTTTTGAGAAGTGTATTTGTGATTTGGGAGCAAGTGTGAGCCTTATGCCTCTCTCCACTGCTAAAAAGCTTGGGTTTACACAATACAAGAAGTGTAGACTTTCTCTTGTGCTAGCTGATCGCTCAGCGAAGATTCTCATTGGTATCCTAGAAGATCTCCCTGTTATGGTTGGAAATTGTGAAATTCCTACAGATTTTGTAGTGTTGGAGATGAATGAAGAACCAACAGATCCTTTGATGGGGAGACCTTTCTTGGCTACAGCAGGAGCTGTTGTGAATGTTAAGGAAGGGAAGATTAATCTTCATCTTGGCAAAGGGAACATCCTGCATTTTGACATCAAGGAGGTGATGAAGAAGCCCACTACCCAAAGCCAAGCATTCTACATTGAGGAGATGGAAGCTTTAGCTGAAGAGTATTTGGAGGAATTAGCTATTGAGAACTCTCTTCAACATGCCCTAACAGTTGATAGAGAGACTCAATTGATTGAAGATGAGGAGAGTGCAAGGTATGTGAGGATGCTAGACTGCCACAAGGAGAAAAGTGGAGAAGACAACTTCATAGAGCTTCCACAAGAAGTTCATCATGCTGCTTCAGTTGATCAACAAGAGAACCTCCAAGAAGATGATTGGAGTGAACTAAAAGCACCAAAAGTGGAGCTTAAACCTCTCCCCCTTGGTGTAAG GGTTCTTCCAAATCCCCATACATCCAAATGGTCAAGAGAAAACGACTTTCACATGCTCTTATGGTACCTTTGCTTATCGAAGGATGCCATTTGGGCTATGTAA